Proteins from a single region of Ignavibacteriales bacterium:
- the cdaA gene encoding diadenylate cyclase CdaA yields MFDLFKIGFLTITFLDVVDVLIVAYIIYNVYGFIKGTIAAQIFIGLIIVVLLSFVAQAANLKALGWLLKIITDIWVIAFIVLFQPEIRRLLLLVGRNPFFKWNLRRDEKNIANILTESAFELSQLQHGALIVLVKTTGVKSFIESGIILKAKLSKSLLMSIFYPRSPLHDGAVIIKNDSVEAARCTLPLSSTTIVDGHSLGMRHRAGLGIAEQADVLSLIVSEETGSISIAEEGKLTKGLSKEKLRERLSVVIEHQKERGLKAVFSGNEKES; encoded by the coding sequence ATGTTTGATCTGTTTAAAATAGGATTCCTTACCATAACTTTTTTGGATGTTGTAGATGTTTTAATTGTTGCATATATAATTTATAATGTTTATGGATTTATTAAAGGTACAATAGCGGCACAAATATTTATCGGGTTGATAATTGTTGTATTACTATCATTTGTTGCGCAGGCAGCCAACCTTAAAGCATTGGGATGGTTATTAAAAATAATTACAGATATTTGGGTAATTGCATTTATTGTTTTGTTCCAACCAGAAATAAGAAGATTGCTTTTGCTTGTAGGCAGAAATCCATTCTTCAAATGGAATTTAAGAAGAGATGAAAAAAATATTGCAAATATTTTAACGGAATCAGCATTCGAATTATCTCAGCTTCAACACGGTGCTTTAATTGTACTTGTAAAAACAACTGGAGTAAAAAGTTTTATAGAATCTGGAATTATTCTTAAAGCCAAATTAAGCAAAAGTCTCTTAATGTCAATTTTTTATCCACGTTCACCATTGCACGATGGTGCGGTTATTATTAAAAACGATAGCGTTGAAGCAGCAAGATGTACTTTGCCGCTCTCTTCAACAACAATTGTAGATGGTCATTCTTTAGGTATGAGGCACAGGGCTGGATTAGGAATTGCAGAACAAGCCGATGTTTTAAGCCTAATAGTTTCAGAGGAAACTGGCAGTATTTCCATTGCAGAGGAAGGGAAATTAACAAAAGGACTTTCCAAAGAAAAATTAAGAGAACGACTCTCAGTTGTAATTGAACATCAGAAAGAAAGAGGATTGAAGGCAGTTTTTTCTGGTAATGAAAAAGAAAGTTGA
- a CDS encoding CHAD domain-containing protein, whose product MANKIKGLSKNKSFVESAFIILKFRFNVIRKKTKEYLNADTVENLHNLRIAIRRLRYSMENFEICYRKKDFTKMIEFMRYLQDLIGEGRDLDVLEEKIKHLSEENEIEVPEALYQSIEKRKVDSTHNIKLMLMKFLKDKEIKGFFTNKI is encoded by the coding sequence ATGGCAAATAAAATAAAAGGGTTATCAAAAAATAAATCTTTTGTAGAATCTGCTTTTATCATACTAAAGTTCCGATTTAATGTAATTAGAAAAAAAACAAAAGAGTATCTTAATGCTGATACAGTTGAAAATCTTCATAACTTAAGAATTGCCATAAGAAGATTGCGCTATTCAATGGAGAATTTTGAGATTTGTTATAGAAAAAAAGATTTCACCAAAATGATAGAGTTTATGCGTTACCTCCAAGATTTAATTGGAGAGGGAAGAGACCTTGATGTGCTTGAAGAAAAAATAAAACATTTATCAGAAGAAAATGAAATTGAAGTTCCGGAAGCACTTTACCAAAGTATTGAAAAAAGAAAAGTAGATTCAACTCATAACATAAAATTGATGTTAATGAAATTTCTAAAAGACAAAGAAATAAAAGGATTTTTTACAAACAAAATTTAG
- a CDS encoding metal-dependent hydrolase codes for MKLKYFSHSAFQLTSGSGKIILIDPFLDDNPTSPVKSIDVNADYIILTHGHSDHIGDAWKIAKRTGALFICVNELANYCISKGFKAHNMHIGGSHKFDFGKVKFTIAHHGSSTSDNYYCGEPSGAIISADGITIYHTGDTGLFYDMKLIGEMNPIDYMLLPIGDNFTMGLTDAAKAVELANPKVAIPMHYNTFSVIDSDPYQFKKLVESRNMNCRVMGYGEEIEL; via the coding sequence ATGAAACTAAAATATTTTTCTCATTCAGCATTTCAACTTACATCTGGCAGCGGTAAGATAATTTTGATTGATCCATTCTTAGACGATAATCCAACTTCCCCCGTAAAATCGATAGATGTAAATGCTGATTATATAATTTTAACTCACGGACATAGCGATCACATAGGTGATGCCTGGAAGATTGCAAAAAGAACCGGTGCATTGTTTATTTGTGTAAACGAATTAGCAAACTATTGTATATCTAAAGGATTCAAGGCGCATAATATGCACATCGGTGGCAGCCATAAATTTGATTTCGGCAAAGTTAAATTTACAATTGCGCATCATGGTTCTTCAACTTCAGATAATTACTATTGCGGTGAACCTTCCGGAGCAATAATTTCTGCAGATGGAATTACAATTTATCATACAGGTGATACAGGATTATTTTATGACATGAAATTAATTGGAGAAATGAATCCTATTGATTATATGCTTTTACCAATCGGTGATAATTTTACGATGGGTTTAACTGATGCGGCTAAAGCTGTTGAGTTAGCAAATCCAAAGGTTGCAATACCAATGCATTATAATACTTTTTCAGTAATAGATTCCGACCCCTACCAGTTTAAGAAATTAGTTGAATCGAGAAATATGAATTGCCGGGTTATGGGTTACGGTGAAGAAATAGAATTATAA
- a CDS encoding AAA family ATPase, whose product MAKIIAIANQKGGVGKTTTAINLSASIAAAENKTLLIDIDPQSNSSSGLGYDGKEKSIYEVLVGTDDIQNCILSTYMPYLDLLPSTINLVGAEVELVGIENREYLIKNSLQTIQDNYDFIFVDCPPSLSILTLNSLTASNSVLIPVQCEYFALEGLGQLLNTINIVKKHFNPDLVIEGVLLTMFDTRLRLSHQVADEVKKYFGEKVFDTIIHRNVRISEAPSHSKPVILYDAVSTGAQNYISLATELMKRNHLYKDSNV is encoded by the coding sequence TTGGCTAAAATAATTGCGATAGCGAACCAAAAAGGCGGTGTTGGTAAAACAACTACTGCAATCAATTTATCGGCATCAATTGCCGCAGCGGAAAATAAAACTCTGCTTATTGATATCGATCCACAATCCAACTCCTCTTCCGGATTAGGCTATGATGGAAAGGAAAAATCGATTTATGAAGTTCTCGTAGGTACAGATGACATTCAAAACTGCATATTAAGCACATATATGCCATATCTTGATCTTCTTCCATCGACTATTAATCTTGTTGGAGCAGAAGTTGAATTGGTTGGTATAGAAAATCGTGAGTACCTGATTAAAAATTCCCTGCAAACAATTCAAGACAATTATGATTTTATCTTTGTTGATTGTCCACCTTCGCTAAGCATTTTAACATTAAACTCATTAACTGCATCTAATTCGGTTTTAATTCCAGTTCAATGCGAGTATTTTGCTTTGGAAGGATTAGGACAACTTCTTAATACAATTAACATAGTTAAAAAGCATTTCAATCCAGATTTGGTTATTGAAGGAGTTTTATTAACAATGTTCGATACAAGGTTAAGATTATCCCACCAGGTTGCTGATGAAGTAAAAAAATACTTTGGCGAAAAAGTATTTGATACGATTATCCATCGAAATGTTAGAATATCGGAAGCGCCAAGCCACAGCAAACCAGTTATACTTTATGATGCTGTTTCAACCGGTGCGCAAAATTATATCAGCCTGGCAACAGAACTAATGAAAAGAAATCATTTATATAAAGATTCTAATGTCTGA
- a CDS encoding ParB/RepB/Spo0J family partition protein, with translation MSDHISKIKPGLGRGLDALISPNLKTTNQNLTIPAKDIKQDDGQDYEILVKIPVHAVSPNPFQPRTNFNPAALDELKKSILSNGLIQPITVRRSAYQKYELISGERRLRACKDIGYREIPAYIIKVDTKEAMLALSLIENIQREKLNAIEIANAYKRLIEECNLSQEQIAEQVGKDRTTITNTIRLLKLPKELQDSIIKEELSAGHARALINLPSERIQIELMHKIIDENLSVRKVENIVKKYLTGGFGKRKATVDISKQNMQNLSQADLEDKLRKILGTKVTCKLKPNGAGELIIEFYSNDELDRLYEMFEIIGKTYN, from the coding sequence ATGTCTGATCACATAAGTAAAATAAAACCAGGACTTGGAAGGGGATTGGATGCCCTCATTTCGCCAAATTTAAAAACAACTAATCAAAATCTTACAATTCCTGCAAAGGATATTAAGCAGGATGATGGACAGGATTATGAGATTTTGGTAAAAATTCCTGTGCATGCGGTTTCTCCAAATCCATTTCAACCAAGGACTAATTTCAATCCAGCCGCTTTGGATGAACTAAAGAAATCTATTTTATCAAATGGATTAATCCAACCAATTACCGTCCGACGTTCCGCTTATCAGAAGTATGAGTTGATTTCTGGCGAGCGAAGACTTAGAGCCTGCAAAGATATTGGTTATAGGGAAATTCCAGCGTATATCATCAAGGTAGACACCAAAGAAGCGATGTTAGCGCTTTCTCTGATTGAAAACATCCAGAGAGAAAAATTAAATGCAATTGAGATTGCCAACGCTTATAAACGATTAATTGAGGAATGTAATCTTTCCCAGGAGCAAATTGCAGAGCAAGTGGGTAAGGATAGAACAACTATAACTAATACCATCAGACTTTTAAAACTTCCCAAGGAATTACAGGATAGTATAATTAAAGAAGAATTGAGTGCTGGACATGCACGAGCATTAATAAATTTGCCAAGCGAACGGATTCAAATAGAGTTGATGCACAAAATAATAGATGAAAATCTTTCAGTTAGAAAAGTTGAGAATATTGTTAAGAAATATTTGACTGGAGGCTTTGGCAAAAGAAAAGCTACAGTTGATATTTCAAAACAGAATATGCAAAATCTTTCGCAAGCTGACCTGGAAGATAAATTGAGAAAGATTTTGGGAACCAAAGTAACGTGTAAATTAAAACCAAATGGTGCGGGTGAACTAATAATTGAATTTTACTCCAACGACGAGCTCGATCGTCTTTATGAAATGTTTGAGATAATTGGAAAGACGTATAATTAA
- a CDS encoding DUF5683 domain-containing protein, translating into MERRIIKIFFFIAILFSSTIAQTDSVQASADTTQQKFVMQKSPLGAVLRSAIIPGWGQLYNRSYWKAPIVWGFVGYYLYYWIKNNNKYIDWGDLYTKSLRETKDGNSNYITSRDIYHDQRDLFAIYIAITYFLNLMDAYVDAHLFDFDIKDEPFGQTARMNLKIRF; encoded by the coding sequence TTGGAAAGACGTATAATTAAAATATTTTTTTTTATTGCAATTCTCTTTTCCTCAACGATTGCACAGACAGATTCTGTCCAGGCATCTGCTGATACTACCCAGCAAAAATTTGTAATGCAAAAATCTCCGCTTGGTGCTGTTTTACGTAGTGCAATTATTCCTGGCTGGGGTCAGCTATATAACCGGTCATATTGGAAAGCTCCAATCGTTTGGGGTTTTGTTGGTTACTATCTTTACTATTGGATAAAGAATAACAATAAATATATTGATTGGGGTGATCTTTATACGAAAAGTCTACGGGAAACCAAAGACGGTAATTCTAATTATATAACAAGCAGAGATATTTATCATGATCAGCGTGACCTGTTTGCAATTTATATTGCAATAACCTACTTCTTAAATTTAATGGATGCTTATGTGGATGCACATCTTTTTGATTTTGATATTAAGGATGAACCATTTGGACAGACTGCTCGGATGAACTTGAAAATAAGGTTTTAA
- a CDS encoding YIP1 family protein, which yields MKNIITCKNCGTENPFYSFICSKCNSYLRERIVNIDLWNMIGMLIETPSKAFQKMIYAEHKNFVTLIAFIVEIKLFINSLILTPYVSANPEIVKNTLLLFIFSIVFFVIFVGIFSYKIKFLSNFMGIKTRFKDNFSMIIYSFTPQIFALLFLFPVEIVLFGGFLFSSNPSPFLLKPMPAYIMLGMEILIILWSVLLIFFAIKTTTKLKIFSLIAALLIVVGINLIPLIILYI from the coding sequence ATGAAAAACATAATCACTTGTAAGAACTGCGGTACTGAAAATCCTTTTTACAGTTTTATCTGTTCCAAATGTAATTCATATCTCCGCGAACGAATTGTTAATATTGATTTGTGGAATATGATCGGAATGTTGATTGAAACACCTTCAAAAGCATTCCAGAAAATGATTTATGCTGAACATAAAAATTTTGTAACCCTAATTGCTTTTATAGTTGAAATCAAGCTGTTCATTAATTCATTAATTTTAACTCCATATGTTTCGGCAAATCCAGAAATTGTTAAAAATACATTGCTTCTTTTCATATTTTCAATTGTATTCTTTGTAATATTTGTTGGAATATTTTCTTACAAAATAAAATTCCTTTCCAATTTTATGGGAATCAAAACCCGATTCAAAGATAATTTTTCAATGATTATTTATAGTTTTACTCCGCAAATTTTTGCTTTACTTTTTTTATTCCCAGTAGAGATAGTGCTGTTTGGTGGTTTTCTATTTTCAAGTAATCCATCACCATTTCTTCTAAAGCCAATGCCTGCATACATTATGTTGGGAATGGAAATATTAATTATTTTATGGAGTGTCCTTTTAATATTCTTTGCAATAAAAACCACAACTAAACTTAAAATCTTTTCTTTGATAGCTGCACTTTTAATCGTTGTCGGAATAAATTTAATTCCTCTGATCATATTGTATATTTGA
- a CDS encoding acetylornithine/succinylornithine family transaminase — MESIFAREKELFLPTYNRIPIEISSGEGVFLFDKKGSKYLDFFTGLAVNALGYAHPKIVKAVSEQITKFGHLSNNYITDIQIEFTEKLLKYSKMDKAFLTNSGTEAVEGVIKLIRLKEGPDKKIFSLTNSFHGRTYGAMTLTAREKYKKGFEPLVPNIYHINFNDVQDLQSKVGNDTAAIIFEFIQGEGGINEVSEEFLEKVVELREKYGFTLTADAIQDGIGRSGKPFVHNYYSINPDIIIVAKAIGGGLPLGSFLTSNKYKDVFTVGKHGTTFGGNPVSCAAGKVVLEEVFENGLMESVFDLGGYFKNKLLDLKKEFPDKIKDVRGKGFILGVEIFNDCAEVVKKMRSKNVLANCTNQNVIRILPPLISTQEHIDIYLKALKDTLEGK; from the coding sequence ATGGAATCAATCTTTGCCAGAGAAAAAGAATTATTTCTTCCAACTTACAACCGAATACCAATCGAGATTAGTAGCGGTGAGGGCGTTTTCCTTTTTGATAAGAAAGGGAGCAAGTACCTTGATTTTTTTACTGGATTAGCTGTTAATGCACTTGGTTATGCTCATCCAAAAATTGTTAAAGCAGTTTCAGAACAAATTACAAAGTTTGGTCATCTTTCCAATAATTATATAACAGATATTCAAATAGAATTTACAGAAAAGCTATTGAAGTACTCAAAGATGGATAAAGCATTTTTAACCAACAGCGGAACTGAAGCAGTAGAAGGAGTTATAAAATTAATTCGTTTAAAAGAAGGACCAGATAAAAAAATATTTTCGCTTACCAATTCTTTTCATGGAAGAACATACGGTGCTATGACGTTGACTGCAAGAGAAAAATATAAAAAAGGATTTGAGCCGCTCGTTCCAAATATTTATCACATAAATTTTAATGATGTTCAAGATCTTCAATCCAAAGTTGGGAACGATACCGCAGCAATCATTTTTGAATTTATACAAGGTGAAGGTGGAATAAACGAAGTATCTGAAGAGTTTTTAGAAAAAGTTGTTGAGCTGAGAGAAAAATATGGCTTTACCCTAACTGCCGATGCTATTCAGGATGGAATTGGAAGAAGTGGTAAACCATTTGTACATAATTATTACAGCATCAATCCGGATATAATAATAGTAGCAAAAGCAATTGGCGGCGGACTTCCGCTTGGTTCATTTTTAACATCCAACAAATACAAAGATGTTTTTACAGTTGGCAAACACGGAACTACATTTGGTGGTAATCCTGTTTCCTGTGCTGCAGGAAAAGTTGTTCTGGAAGAAGTTTTTGAAAATGGATTAATGGAATCGGTTTTTGATCTTGGTGGATATTTCAAAAATAAATTGCTGGATTTGAAGAAAGAATTTCCCGACAAAATAAAAGATGTTAGAGGAAAAGGATTTATTCTTGGCGTAGAAATTTTTAATGATTGTGCAGAAGTTGTTAAGAAAATGCGAAGCAAAAATGTTTTGGCAAATTGCACCAATCAGAATGTTATCAGAATTCTTCCACCGCTTATTTCTACACAGGAACATATTGATATTTACTTAAAAGCATTAAAAGATACTTTGGAAGGGAAATAA
- the nadB gene encoding L-aspartate oxidase — protein sequence MNVDADVLIIGSGIAGLYAALNISSKASIIIVTKKDSTESNTNLAQGGIASVMSQHDTFENHIKDTLIAGAGLCKKEPVEIMVNEGPDRIKDLIVLGTHFTIKNGELDLVKEGGHSTHRIVHAADLTGKEVERALLNAVSERNNITLLENHIAIDLITEHNVFGLKHETINNRHCWGVYVLDIKNDKVLTIISKATILSTGGLGQVYLHTTNPKIASGDGFAMAYRAGAVIGNMEFIQFHPTAFYSQSDFSNIFKPSFLVSEAVRGFGGILRTKDGNEFMLKYDSRKELAPRDIVARAIDNELKKRGDDFVYLDITHKNKNDILEHFPHINKSCLEKGIDITKDFIPVVPAAHYACGGVVVDVNGRTSLTGLYACGEVSMTGVHGANRLASNSLLEALVFSFRAAEVINSFIKKNKIDIPSIPAWDDSGTLSRDELVMISHSFREVKQVMWDYVGIVRSNLRLDRAEHRLHNLYMEIEDMYKKTKVFEDILELRNLITCSHTIIKSAKTRKESRGLHYTLDYLNTDDSIEPRDTIIQNRIP from the coding sequence ATGAACGTTGATGCTGATGTTTTAATCATAGGAAGCGGAATTGCGGGGTTGTATGCAGCTTTAAACATTTCATCCAAAGCTTCCATTATAATTGTAACTAAAAAAGACAGCACAGAATCCAATACAAATCTTGCTCAAGGTGGGATTGCATCCGTAATGAGCCAGCACGATACTTTTGAAAATCACATTAAAGATACATTGATTGCCGGCGCTGGATTATGCAAGAAAGAACCAGTTGAAATTATGGTTAACGAAGGTCCAGACAGAATTAAGGATTTGATAGTACTCGGAACGCACTTTACAATTAAAAATGGCGAACTTGATTTAGTAAAAGAAGGTGGTCATTCAACACATCGGATAGTTCATGCTGCTGACTTGACTGGAAAAGAGGTTGAGCGTGCATTACTAAATGCTGTTAGCGAAAGAAATAATATCACATTGTTAGAAAATCATATTGCAATTGATTTAATAACCGAGCATAATGTTTTTGGACTTAAGCACGAAACAATAAATAACAGGCATTGCTGGGGGGTTTATGTTTTAGATATTAAGAATGATAAAGTTCTTACAATAATTTCTAAAGCAACAATTCTTTCTACTGGTGGATTAGGACAGGTTTACCTGCACACAACTAATCCTAAAATTGCATCAGGAGATGGATTTGCAATGGCTTACCGTGCTGGTGCTGTAATTGGAAATATGGAATTTATTCAGTTTCACCCAACAGCGTTTTACTCGCAATCTGATTTTTCAAATATTTTCAAACCATCTTTTTTAGTTTCGGAAGCCGTGCGCGGTTTTGGAGGAATACTACGAACGAAAGATGGAAACGAGTTTATGCTAAAGTATGATTCGAGGAAAGAATTAGCTCCACGTGATATTGTTGCAAGAGCGATTGATAATGAACTTAAAAAACGTGGTGATGATTTTGTTTATTTGGATATCACACATAAAAATAAAAATGACATCCTTGAACATTTTCCTCACATCAATAAAAGCTGTTTGGAAAAAGGAATTGATATAACGAAGGATTTTATACCAGTTGTGCCGGCTGCTCATTATGCTTGTGGCGGCGTTGTAGTTGATGTAAATGGTAGAACTTCTTTAACAGGATTGTACGCATGTGGAGAAGTGTCGATGACTGGAGTTCATGGTGCTAACCGCTTGGCAAGTAACTCATTATTGGAAGCACTTGTGTTTTCTTTTCGTGCGGCTGAAGTAATAAATAGTTTCATTAAAAAAAATAAAATTGATATTCCTTCCATTCCAGCTTGGGATGATTCTGGTACGCTTTCCAGGGATGAATTAGTAATGATAAGTCATAGTTTTAGAGAAGTTAAACAGGTTATGTGGGATTATGTTGGTATCGTCAGATCAAATCTTCGCTTGGACAGAGCTGAGCACCGGCTGCATAATCTTTATATGGAAATTGAGGATATGTACAAAAAAACCAAGGTGTTTGAAGATATTCTGGAATTAAGAAATCTGATTACATGTTCACATACAATTATAAAATCAGCAAAGACAAGAAAAGAAAGCCGGGGGCTTCATTACACACTGGATTACCTGAATACAGATGATTCCATAGAACCGAGGGATACTATAATTCAAAATAGAATTCCATAA
- a CDS encoding 3-dehydroquinate dehydratase: MKILVLNGPNLNLLGKRDNEQYGNFTLQDIEKLLIKEFSDEYFEFYQSNVEGELINKIQSAESYFDGVIINPGGYAHTSVAIRDALAECKLPKVEVHLSNLSTREQFRQVYITASACNGYLSGFKEQGYLAAVFLLKKLSLKR, translated from the coding sequence ATGAAAATTCTTGTTTTAAACGGACCGAATTTAAATCTTCTTGGTAAGAGAGATAATGAACAATACGGGAATTTTACCTTACAGGACATTGAGAAATTGTTGATAAAAGAATTCTCAGATGAATATTTCGAATTCTATCAATCCAATGTTGAAGGAGAATTAATAAATAAAATTCAATCAGCAGAATCTTATTTTGATGGAGTGATAATAAATCCTGGTGGTTATGCACACACGTCGGTGGCAATCCGCGATGCATTGGCTGAATGCAAATTACCAAAGGTAGAAGTTCATCTTTCTAATTTATCCACAAGGGAGCAATTCAGACAAGTTTATATAACTGCTTCAGCTTGTAATGGCTACCTTTCGGGCTTTAAAGAACAAGGATACTTGGCAGCCGTCTTTTTATTAAAAAAATTATCACTTAAAAGGTGA
- a CDS encoding MerR family transcriptional regulator produces the protein MALMKDLSIKRLYYSISEVSRLTDLEQYILRYWETEFEEIKPSKNRAGNRIYTNRDIQAILKIKKLLREQKYTIEGAKRVLLDNIPEEVEEPQLFTETNSIEKIKKSNGKNSSLEKDLEEIKKFLLIIQSRL, from the coding sequence ATGGCTTTGATGAAAGATCTTAGTATTAAAAGATTATACTATTCGATAAGTGAGGTCAGTCGCCTTACTGATCTTGAGCAGTACATTTTGCGTTACTGGGAAACTGAATTTGAAGAAATAAAACCTTCAAAAAACAGAGCCGGTAACAGGATTTATACGAATAGAGATATTCAGGCAATATTAAAAATTAAGAAATTGTTACGCGAGCAGAAATATACTATTGAGGGAGCAAAAAGAGTTTTGTTAGATAATATTCCAGAGGAAGTTGAAGAACCTCAATTATTTACTGAAACTAATTCCATTGAAAAAATAAAAAAAAGCAATGGTAAAAATTCATCATTAGAAAAAGATTTAGAAGAAATAAAAAAGTTTTTGTTAATCATTCAATCGCGACTGTAA
- the purF gene encoding amidophosphoribosyltransferase, whose amino-acid sequence MIPDKPNSYCGIFGVFGSENASMLTYYGLHALQHRGQEASGIVSADLKENGKTTFNIHKALGLVSEIYDENILKTELPGFAAIGHNRYSTTGASESRKNIQPFMVNYRLGHLAVAHNGNLTNAHILRKQLVNDGAIFQTTSDTEVILHLIARSRLENQIDQVLEALQKIEGAYCLVILTNDKLIVARDPYGFRPLALGRLNGSYIFASETCAFDINYAEYVRDVKPGEMIVIDRNVLENHRIKSFQIHQSSFPTKHCVFEYIYFSRPDSKIFGHSVDKIRRKLGKVLAKNHPVIDKDGEKVIVISVPDSSNTAAMGYENQLEKDGIKAKFEIGLIRSHYIGRTFIQPGQQKREMGVRIKFNVVKGVLHNKTIVLVDDSIVRGTTSKQLVNLIKEANPKELHIRITSPPIINPCYYGMDFPSKEELIAHKMNSDIEKIKEHLEVDSLEYLTIDEMLQAMVDQEPHHFCTACFSGNYPTEVNSTFTKEVYEE is encoded by the coding sequence TTGATACCAGATAAACCAAATTCATATTGTGGAATTTTTGGAGTCTTTGGATCTGAGAATGCTTCAATGTTAACTTACTACGGACTTCATGCCTTGCAGCATCGCGGACAGGAAGCTTCTGGAATTGTATCCGCTGATCTTAAAGAAAATGGTAAAACTACTTTTAATATTCATAAAGCTTTAGGATTAGTTTCTGAAATATATGATGAGAATATTTTGAAGACAGAGCTGCCAGGTTTTGCTGCTATTGGTCATAATCGATATTCAACTACAGGAGCTTCGGAATCAAGGAAGAACATTCAACCGTTTATGGTAAATTATCGTTTAGGTCATTTGGCGGTTGCACACAATGGAAATTTAACCAATGCTCACATACTTAGGAAACAATTGGTAAATGATGGTGCAATCTTTCAAACAACCAGCGATACAGAAGTAATTCTTCATTTGATTGCACGCAGCAGATTAGAAAATCAAATCGATCAGGTATTGGAAGCTCTTCAAAAAATTGAAGGTGCTTATTGCCTTGTTATACTTACAAACGACAAATTAATTGTTGCCAGAGATCCTTATGGATTTAGACCACTTGCATTAGGAAGATTAAACGGTTCATATATTTTTGCATCAGAAACATGCGCTTTTGATATTAATTATGCTGAATATGTGAGAGATGTAAAACCAGGTGAAATGATTGTTATCGACCGAAATGTTTTAGAAAATCATAGGATTAAATCTTTTCAAATACATCAGAGTTCTTTTCCAACCAAACATTGTGTCTTTGAATATATTTATTTCTCAAGACCGGACAGTAAAATATTTGGTCATAGTGTTGATAAGATTAGAAGAAAATTGGGAAAAGTGCTCGCCAAAAATCATCCTGTAATAGACAAAGATGGCGAGAAAGTTATTGTAATAAGTGTTCCTGATAGCTCTAATACCGCTGCGATGGGATACGAGAACCAATTGGAAAAGGATGGAATAAAAGCAAAGTTTGAAATTGGTTTAATCAGAAGTCATTACATTGGACGAACTTTTATTCAACCAGGACAGCAGAAAAGAGAAATGGGAGTTAGAATAAAATTTAACGTTGTAAAAGGTGTACTTCATAATAAAACAATTGTTTTAGTTGATGATTCCATCGTACGCGGAACCACATCCAAGCAGCTTGTTAATTTAATTAAAGAAGCAAATCCTAAAGAACTTCATATCAGGATAACTTCACCACCGATAATAAATCCTTGTTATTACGGAATGGATTTTCCATCAAAAGAAGAATTGATAGCGCACAAAATGAACAGCGATATTGAAAAAATTAAAGAACATCTTGAGGTTGATAGCTTGGAATATCTGACGATAGATGAAATGCTTCAAGCAATGGTTGATCAGGAGCCGCATCATTTTTGTACGGCATGTTTCTCTGGTAATTATCCTACTGAAGTTAATTCTACATTTACCAAGGAAGTTTATGAAGAATAA